The Ensifer canadensis genomic sequence GACCATCGCGATCTCGATCACATAGAAGGAGATGAACGTGCCCGCAGGTGGCGCATACCAAGTCGCCCACGCTGTCAACGCAGCGCCAAGGACGCTGCCGAGACCCATAACAGAGGCACGCGCAGGGTGATGCCCGGATGCTCCGAGCGCTTCCATTGCGACCGACCACATGGCAATCGGCACGACGACCCAGCAGAGAATTCGAACGAAGGACACCAACGAGACATAGTCCTTGCCGAAGAGGTAAGGCAGGACCGGCGCAAGCACGAAGACCGCGATCGCCGCCGCAATACTGATCGAAGTGGCAGCAACGAGCACCTTGCGTACCCGCTCGAAGGCATGGTGCAGGCCGGAGGCCGTTGCCTTGGCCGAACCGGGATAAATCAACCGGTTCAGCGCCTCGACCGAGAGATAGCTGCTCTCCAGCATGCGCCGCGCGACGCTATAGCTCGACATCACTTCTGCGGAGGCAACGAGGCTCAGGACGAGCAGGTCGGCATTCTGGCGCACCGCGCGCAGAATGAAGGGGATGCTGAAGTAGAGCCCCTGCGGCAGCTCTTCGCGCACGATCCCATAGACGGGCCGGCCAAGGCCCTTTACGGCATACCAGCAACCGATGGCGACAAGCACATGGCATACGAACTGCCAGACCGCCCAGGAGGCAACGGTCGCCACGCCAAAGACGATACAGGCGAGCGCCGCGGCGATGGTGCGGGCGATGGCGAAGCCGACGACAACCTTGTTGGCAGATGCGAAATTCGAGTGAGCGAGAAAGATCTGCTCCGTCAGCACGATGACGCGAACGAAGATGATGTTGGTGATCAGCATCAGCGTAATCACGGCAATGTTGGTAGCCGGGTCAGCTGACAGCGTGAAGAAGAACGGCAGCGCAATCGCGCCAAGCAAAACCAGAACGATGCCGCTGATGGCGGTCAAGATGACGTTGTGACCGAGCATGCGAGAGTACATGCTCCGATCGCGTGCGACGCGGCGCACGAGGCACTCCATCGCCCCCAGCCCGCAGAGATGCACGGCAATATTGGCAACCGCCGTGATCGCCACGAAGACACTGAACTCATGAACGCCGAGCCAACGTGCGAGGATCGCGAACGTCAGAAGCTGGGCAGCGGATCCAATGATGAGGCTGCCGCCCGAGGCGGCATAGGACATGATCATCGACAGGAACGGTCTGTGCGCGCCCGGTTCTCTGAGACCTTCCGATGCCATCCCGATCTGCCTTTGACAACAATCCGACGAAATGTGCGTCCGATGCCGGATGGGCGTTGCCGCAACAGCCGAGCACACGCTTCCGATCATCGCAAAGAATAGCACTTAGAAATGATTGCGCGGTTAACACTCCCGCATCAATTGCATTTTAGCTTCCGTTTACCTGATTGCAGTAGTGTGGATCGTGCAGCCATCGATCGACGCATGAAGGAGAGGCCGTGCCGCAAAACAACAATCCCCTTCAGGATGATCAGGCAAGCGGCGAGGCGCCGCGTCTGCACCGTTTCATGGACGTCGAACTCGAACTGGCACCCGATGTCTTGGTGCCACGAGAAGAAACGGAGCTGCTCGGACGCACGGCTTCAAGGATCCTGCATGACCGGCCATCCGGCGCAACCGTCATCGACATGTGCTGCGGCTCCGGAAACCTGGCGCTCGGGCTTGCGGCCGATGTCGTTTCCGCCCGCGTCTGGGGTGCGGACTTGACCGATAGCACCGTTGCGCTGGCCCGCAGAAACGTCACTCGCCTGAACGTCGCCGATCGCGTCACCATACGACAGGGCGATCTGTTTGGTGCGCTGGCCGACGACAATCTCGAGGGCTCGGTCGATATGATCGTCTGCAACCCGCCCTATATTTCGACATCTCGGCTCGAAGGTGACAGCGCCCACCTGCTTGAAGCCGAACCGCGGGAAGCTTTCGATGGCGGCCCATACGGCATCTCGATCCATCAGCGCCTCATCCGCGATGCTGTGGCTTTCCTGAAACCGGGCGGCTGGCTGCTCTTCGAGTTCGGCGCTGGCCAGGATCGACAGGCATCAGCCCTTCTCGCCCGCACCAAGGCCTATGAGGCCGTCACCTTCGCCACCGATGTGGAAGGCCGGCCACGCGTCGCCATCGTCAGGAAACTTGTTGCTCAAGCATCCGTTGCGGCGGGTGCCGGGGACGAGGAACGATGAGTAACATCCGGCCGCTTGAACCCGCAGACATTCCTGCGATCGCTGGAATGTTCCAGAGGGTTTTCTGCAAGGATCAGACGGAGCCGCCAGCTGCGCTCGTCGACTATATGCGGCAGCTCTACCTGGACGCACCTGGCTGCGATCGCGAGATTCGGCCCCTCGTCCACGTCAACGGCGACGGCCGCATCTCCGGTTTCGTTGGCGTTAACGCGCTGCCGATGACGTTTAACGGTCGGCCGTTGCGAGCCGCCATATGCGGCTCCCTTATGGCCGAGGATCGTGAAAGCGATCCGATGGCGGGTGCACGGTTGCTGAAGGCCTTCCTCGCGGGTCCACAGGATCTGTCGTTCAGCGAGACCGCAAGCGAAGTATCGACTCAGATGTGGACGAAACTGCGCGGTATCGTACTGCCGCAATACAGTCTTGATTGGGTGCGTGTCATCCGGCCATCGGCATTCACGCTCAGCGTCGCCGAGCACCGGATCAAGCTCGCTCGGCTGGTCAATCCGCTCGCGCATGCGTTTGATCGTTTCTATCGCAACAGGATGGGTCGCGGGGAGCGGCGCTGGTCGGCCGTCCCCGAAAGCGGAACGGGACAGGCAAATTTTCGCGTTGGTGAAATCGACAGAAGCGGTTTCGCCGATCTCGTCGGTCCGCTCACTGCCCAATTCCCTTTGCGCCCGGATTGGGCGGAAGGGCAGCTCAACAACATCCTCGCAGACGCGGTGCAAAAACCTGATCAGGGTAGCGCAATCTTCGCATCCGTCACCGCGCGCACCGGAACCGTCGTCGGCGCCTTTGCCTATCACGCTCGCTCCGGCGATATCGGCCGCGTGCTGCAGATCCTCGCCCTTCCCGGACAGGCCGGCCCCGTCATCGATTGTTTGATCGACCACGCAGCCGCGCGCGGTGTCGCGGGTCTGCGTGGTCGGACGCAGCCAGCTCTCCTTGAGGCCATGCTCGGTCGTCGCATCGCCTTTGTGCACATGGCGTCAACCGTGATCCACTCGCGCGACGACGAACTCGTTCAGGCGTTCCGCCATTCGCAAGGATTTATAAACGGGTTGGCCGGCGAACATTGGAGCCGACTTATGGGCGGCCGCTTCGACTGACCGATGCGGCCGGATTGGCCATCGCACCCTATGCCAATCAGTCAGCAATCTCCTCAACGGTCTGGACGAGTCGCGGCCCGAGATGAAGGTAGCGCGTCGCCTTGCGTTTGGCGGCAATATCCGCCCAGACGCGATCGACCTGCGTTGCCGTCAAGCCCGCAGCCTGCGCAACCGCCTCGATCGCCAGTCCGTTGTTGAGGCCATAAAGGCATAGATCCATGCGGTCGTAGGGCAGCGAGAAATAGAACTCTTCCTGCGTCTGCTCCAACGAATAGGTATCCGTCGTCGGCGGGCGGCGGCGGATTTCCTCGGGAATGCCGAGAGAGGCCGCCAACGCGTAGACCTGCGATTTGTAGAGATGCGCTATCGGCTTGACGTCGGCGGCGCCATCGCCGTTCTTCACGAAGAAGCCTTGGTCGTATTCCAGCCGGTTCGGCGTGCCGAGGACGGCGAAATTCAGCCGGTCGGCATGGTAATATTCGATCTGCTTGCGCGTGCGCTGCTTCATGTTGGTGGCGGCAACGATACCGAGATAGACAGGCGGCGGCATGCGCAGCTTGGTCTGTTTGCCCTGTGGATCCTGGACCACCAGCGACGAGATGTTGTAGCCCTCACCTTCGAGCGCGTTGGCGATCACGATCTTCGATGCCCAGCCTTCGCCGTAGGCAGGAACAAGTTGGCGGATGAAGGCGTCGCGACGCTCGTAGCAGCCCATTGCCTGCAAGATCGGCCCGATATCCTCAACCACGGCATCGACGCCAAAGGTTTCGGCGACCAGACGGCCGAGCCTCAGGCTTTCCGGGTCGCTGTCGTTCTCGGGCATGAACAGACAAAAGACGTTCTTCGCACCCACAGCTCGCACAGCCAGGGCGACAGACACGCTGGAATCGATGCCGCCGGAAAGACCTAGCACGAGGCCGCGCTTCTTCATTCCACGCAGCTGCTCACGCAGCCCTGCCACGATGCGGTCGGTTTCAGCCGCATGGTCGATATCAAGCGTTTCGGCCGAAAACGCAGCCGTGTCCTGGGTCGGGCGAATGTTCATTCTGCAGGCTCCATCGTCTCGGCCGCAAGTCGGCGGCTAACCTTACCCGTGTCCGTCTTCGGCAACTCGATGCGAAATTCGACAACCTTCGGGACCATGAAGTCCTCCAGATGGCGCGAGCAATGACGGATGATGTCCTTGTCGCTGAGCGTCTGGTCCGAGCGCACGACAAGTGCCGCGATCGCGTGGCCGAGAACCGGGTCGGGCACACCAAGCACGACGGCTTCCGCAATGCCTGGATGGGAATGCAGGACCGTCTCGACTTCCTTCGGCGCAACTTTCTCGCCGCGGGTCTTGATGATATCGTCCTTGCGCCCGACGAAATAGAGGAAGCCCTCCGCATCGGCCTGAAACAGATCGCCGGTGTAGAGCACCTTCTCCCAAGGGTGCGGTCCCGGCCGAAGCATGCGTTCGGTCGAGGCATCGTTGCGCCAATAGCCCTGCATGACGTGCGGGCCACGGATGACGAGTTCGCCGGGCACGCCCGGCGGAACGCGCTTACCCTCATCGTCGACCACAAAGGCCTCGGTGTTGGGGATGGCGATGCCGACGGAGCCCGGCCGACGATCAAGTTCTTCGGGCGGCAGATAAGTGCAGCGCTTGCATTCCGTCAGCCCGTACATCGAGTAGAGCCGCGCGCCGGGAAAGAGTTCTCTTAGCCGGGCAATATGTGCCGGCGGCAGCGCCGCGGCAGTGTTGGAAAGATAGCGAAGGCTGGGTAGAAAACCCGGCTCCAGATCGCGCATCTGCAAGATCATCGCCGCCATCGTCGGCACGAGCGGAAATCCGGTGACACCCTCCTCGCGAATGCGCTCGAAGATCGCATGCGGAAACGCGAAGGACTTTTCGAGAACCAGCGTCGCTCCGAGCCGGACCGCCATCAGCAGCTGATAGAGGCCGTAGTCGAAGGCGAGCGGCAGGACGTTGAGGATGATGTCGTCGTGCTGGTTGCGCAGATAGGTGGTGATCGATCCGGACGCCGCATCGATATTGCGATGTGTCATCATCACGCCCTTCGGGCGCCCAGTGGAGCCGGAGGTATAGATCAGCATCGCCAGGTCAACATCGATCCCGCCGTGGACAACCGGCTGCGGCTCGCCTTCCAGGCATGTGTCGAATGCGGTGGCACCCGCAGGCACCTGGCCGTTGGGCGCCGCCGTGGAAGCAACGAACAGCATCGCATCGCCGGCAAGCGCACGGGCATCGCCCACGACCGGCATCAGTTTTGCCTGTGTGAGGATGGCGGCTGCCTCGCAATCGCCGATGATGTAGGCCAGCTTGTCTGCCTTGGTCGACGAATTGATCGGACTGAAGGTCGCGCCTGCCTTCAGCACGGCAAAGATCGAAACAGCGGCTTCCCAGCAATTGTCCATGAACACCAGCACGCGGTCATTGCGCTTGACACCGTTCCTGGAAAGCGAGGCCGCCAGTTGGCTCGAAAGCCGATCGAACTCGTCATACCGCAGCCGCTTGCGGTCGGTGATCAATGCTGTTTTCGCCGCATGCGCCGCGGCGTTGTCGATAAGGAATTGCTCGAACCGCATCTGCGTGGACCTCACCCGTTGTCGCTTACGCCGCTACCGTCGCGCCAGATTTGGCTTCGATGAAAGCCGAGATGCGCGCGAGCGAATCCAGGTTCGCCGGTACGATATCGGCGTCCGCCATGGCGATGCCGTAGTGATCCTCGATGAATGCGACCAGCTCCAGCACGCCGGTGGAGTCAATGATATCGTTCTCGATCAGCGATGCCGTGTCGGCAAGGTCGTAGGACGTGTCGCCGAACAAGAAGTTCTCGATGACAAAGGCCCTGACCTTGTCCTTGATCGTCTCCGTCATGTCTTTTCCTTTCCTTTCCTCAGTCGTTCAGGCCGCCTGGGCGGCGTGGATGCTCGTGCCAGTGAATGTCTTCAGCCATAGCTGTGTCGACAGGATTCCGACGAACGCTGCATTGTCGCGGAAGCCGGATACCGGTTGGGATTGGCACTTTTCGTAGAGTTTCGTGACCGCCTTCGGGTTGAAGAGACCACCCGCGGCAATTCTGTCTTGGCTCATTGCCTCGCGGACGTAATCGAGTTCACCGACGCCGGTGAACGAAAGGCTATCGGGTGCTCGATAGGGTTGCTTGGTGCGCTTGCCGATCGCTTCCGGCATCAGGTCCTTGGTTGCCTCGCGCAGGATGTGCTTTTCCACCAGCCCCTTGAGCTTCATCTCCGGCGGCAGACCGGACGCAAACTCGACCAGCCGATGATCGAGGAACGGGAAACGCCCTTCGATGCCATGCGCCATCGCCATGCGGTCGCCCTGGCTCGAAAGGATATAGCCGGGCAAAAGGAACCGACCCTCGAGATACTGAGCCTGATGCAAGGGATGCCAGCGGCCGAAATCCTGAGGCAGACGGCTCGCCAGCTCCTCTGCCGCGTCGTAGCCGGCAAGGCTGGCGCGCAGATCGGGCGAGAAGAAGATCTTCGTCGCCGCCGTGCTCTTGAAGCGGGGGCGATGGGAAAAGAGCGGATCGTCTAGCGCAACGTCTCCCGCCCCGAAGAACGCGGCAAGATATTCAGCCGACTGCTGCTGTAGGCCAGGGAGATAGGGATAAAGCTTGCGGAACAGATGCGGGCGGATGTGCGAGCCAGGCTGACGCCCGCAGAACCGACGCACGCGCGCTTCCTTGAAGATATCATAGCCGGCAAAGACCTCGTCGGCCCCCTCGCCGGTCAGTACGACCTTGAGCCCCTGTTCGCGCACCAGGCCCGAAAGCTGATAGAGCGGCGCCGGCGCCGTCCTGATGATCGGCCTTTCAGCAAAACGTACCACATCCGGGAACACCCTGGCGATATCGCCGGCACGGCAGGCAACGGTGCTGTGCTGCGTGCCGAGGGCCGCGGCCATCTGCATCTGGTAGGCGCTTTCGTCGTGCTCGACGCTGTCGAACGTGACGGAGAACGTGCGCAATCCTTGCGGCGCCATACCCGCCGCCAGCGCCGCGACGATGGAGGAATCAAGACCGCCCGACAGATAGGAGCCGACCGGCACATCGGCCCGCATGCGGATCCGCGTCGCGTCGCTCAACAGCGCCCGCAATTCGTCGGCGGCTTCGTCTTCATTGACGAAGCGTGAAGTGGCCTCGCGATCCGGATAGTCGAGACGCCAATAGGGCCTGATCGTCTGACGCCCCCGCTCGGCGATCATGAAATTTGCGGGTTCCAGCTCGTGGATATCACGAAAGCCTGTCCGCGGCGCGATCGGCGCCCAAAGCGTGAAGATCTGGTCGAGCGCGATCGGGTCGATCTCGGCTACGATGCCGGGCACCTGAAGCAGCGCCTTGATCTCGGATGCGAAGTAGAGTGTGCCGCCTCTGGTCGTATAGAAAAGTGGACGCACGCCCATGCGATCGCGAGCGAGCATCATTCGGTGGCGGCGGGCGTCCCAGATTGCAAAGGCAAAGTCGCCATTGAGGACGGACAGGCAGTCCTCGCCCATCTCATCGTAGAGATGGAGGATAACTTCGGTGTCGCTCGAAGTCCGGAAATGCCGGCCCTTGGCGCGCAGTTCCTCGCGTAGTTCGACATAATTGAAGATCTCGCCGTTGAAGGCGATTGTTAGCTCGCCCGTCGCATCTGACATTGGCTGCTGGCCGTCACCAAGCCCGACGATCGAGAGCCTGACATGACCGAGGCCGGCTTCCGGCGCCACGAATGTGCCATGCTCGTCCGGTCCGCGATGCGCGATCGCGGTCACCATCCTCTTGAGAAGGGTTTCTGCTTCCCGGACCGAACCGAAATAGCCGCCAAAACCGCACATGTTCAGAACTTTCACACGGGTCAATCACAACCGAAACATAATCCGCATGAAGAGTTCATGGGTTAACCGCCGGCGTTTTCTGGTTGTATGGTAAATTCTCCAGGAAGACAAAAATACGTCATCAAAACACCACAGAAATACCTTTACCCCTGCGGAATTTTTCTTTTCGTTACAATTTTAAACATTAGATAGAAAATGAGCACCGGCCAGAAAATACAGATCACAATGCCGGCGACACGATAGACATTCCAGGGCGCGTGCGCCTGCAGACCTTCCAGATAGGTCATCGCCAACAGGAAAAGCGCAGCGATACAATAGGTTGCGCCAACAAAATACATCCAGGACATCTGACCGCTCTCATGGCACAGCAGAAAAACCGAGGAATGAAAATAGAAACTAGCCGCTTATACCAGCAGAAGTAACATTCTTAAACCAAGAATTAACCTTGTTGCAGACGTGGTTAATTCGTGGACTCAGCGCCTTTCAGCTAAGTCCTGCTTCCACAAGGCATGTATTGGCTGCGGCCGTGGCTCAGAACGTCAGCGACTGTTTCTCTTCAGCGCGCATCGTTACGGGTCGCTGACCTTGCAACAAAGAGTAGATCGAACCCGCGGAATTCACGCCGGAAGGTGGATTTCTTGAGGGCAGTCCATATCGCTGATGGATTGTCGAGGCGGAAGCCGCGAAAGCTGCGCACGAGCCCGAGGGTGGCAACGACGGTGCGCAATGCCCTGACGATTGCCGGCCCGCTCAGTGACGCAAACAGGATCTGCGGATGAACGGCGAGCAAAACGCCCGTCGTCCGCGTGCGGTCGATATCCCGGAACTGGGCCAGGGAACGGTATTCGTAGCCTTCGATATCGATCTTGAAGCATAGCTTGTCGGTTCGCGCCAGCGACTGCAGTTCGGCAATCGTGATCGTTTTCGCCTTGATCGCCTGCCCCGTGTCGTCGGCGATCAGCGCTGAGGTCTCCGAGCTACCAAATCCGCCGACCGAGTTCAGCACCAGGACGTCATCCTCGGAAAGTGCAGCATTGATCAGCGCGACCTCCCCTTCGTTCTGCGGTTCCATTTCCTTGAGGATGCCGAAGCAGACGGGGTCGGGTTCGACCGTAATGACGTTGTCGGCTATCTGAGCTGCCCAATAGGGCGTCACGCCGATCCAGCCGCCGATATCGACAAAGGTCGTGTTGCCGTCGACCAGCCGCTCGATGTTTTGAAATGTGCACGGCTCCCACTCGCCGCTTTGAAGCCGCGCAAAGAAGCGCTTCTTCTCAGGCTTGTCAGGGAAATGGACGGTCTTGCAGAAGTAGGTGATCGCACGCATGGCGCTTCTCTAGCCCATATCCCGGTCAAGCGGAATCGTTTTTGCGAAGGTCTTCCATGCGGCCAGGACATGCCAACGACGGGCGCCGCCGGTTCGATTTCACGCTTCCATGCGCTCGTTTCGGCTGCGCGCTTCCGTAAGTTCGGCCGTCGTCTGGCTGAGGCGGTCAGCGAGCACGCGCATGATTTCCACCGCCATTTCGGGGAAGTCGGCCAGCAGCTTCAGGAAGTCGTCCTTGCGGATGCGCAGGGCTTCCAGCGGTGTCGTGGTGCGCACGGTCGCCGTGCGCGGGGTGTTACAGAGAATGGCGATTTCGCCGACGATCGAATTCTGTTCCACTTCCGCAAGCTTCAGCGGCCCGCTTGCAGTCGTCACCAGCACGTCGGCCTTGCCTGAGAGAATGACATAGGCGGCATCGCCAATATCGCCCTGATAGAAAAGGGCCTCCCCGGCGCTGTACATGACCCGGTCAGAGGTGAAGGCAAGGAGTTTCAATTTTGCAGGCGGCAATCCTGAAAACAGGGTTATCCGGCGCAGCATTTCGACTTCATCCTTGAGCAACATCACAATCCGTTTCTCCGAGTATCCAGCCGGGGCGACCTGCCTCCCGCGTTGCCGCGGGACCTTATGCTGGTGCCCTGACATTAATATTACATCAAGATGCCATTTCCTTATAGTCGGGTCCTTCGTTAGCCCCCACTTCCGTTTCGTTGTCGCGAACCAGTCGGCCATTTTCGAATACGGCGACACGATCGAACAGTTCCATCACCGCCGGATTTGCGACCACCCAGACGATTGCCGGATTGCGCCCGCCCTGCCGCAAGAGCGCAAAGACGTTTCGGACCACCTGCTCCTGGACCCGTTGGTCGAGCGCCAGCAGCGGTTGGTTGAAGATATAGAAGTCGCAGATGCGGATGAGCGCGCGGGCCAGGTCAAGCTTCTGGCGCTGGCCTGCGGTCAAGCGTTTGCCGCCGGCGCCGACATTGAATTCGAAGCCGAAGGCCAGCACCTCGTTATAGAGGCCAACGGCTTCGAAAAGATCGCGCACGATCGCCCGGATTTTCTCCGATCCATCGGCGTGCTTGTGACCGATGCGCCCGAAGAGCACGTTGTCGATGATGCTGCCGGACGCGATGTAGCGGTTCGGACGATAGTGCTCGATCATGCCGGCGAGGTCCGTCGGCAGGCCCTCGTCGAACTCGCGCCGGGCAGCTACGATCTTGGACATCAGTTCGTCGGTCAGGAGACCAAAGCGGTGTCGAGGCTCGATGTAGCCGAAGCACAGCCGAATGATCTTGACTTGGTCATCCTCGGCAACGTCCGCGCGTGGTCGCCCACGGACCTTTTGCAGCAACGCCTCATAAACAGGAATTTCTTCGGCCGTCATGAATGTCAACTGCTGGAAGAACGGGTGATCCGGCGGCAGGTCGCGGAACAGTTCGACGACGTTCTCGGCGATTTCCAGCCCCATTTCGTAGAAGACGTCACGCAAGCCGACGCGCTGAAGCACGGTCTTGAAGAACGGGTGTCCCTCGAGCGCACCGTCCCACATCACCTGATCGGTAATCGTGCCGAAGAGCAAGTTTTCGCCGATGGTCGCTTCGATGTTGTACGAGCCGGGCTCGAAGAACACCACGAGATCGCTGAGCTTTTCCTGTTCAAGGCGCTCCCGAAGCGCGCTGCGCATCTCGACGATACCAGAGGCAAAGGCCGCATTGCGGTTCGGGTCGATGGTGGAGCGCACGGCAAGCGCCAGAACGTCATTGGTCAGGAGGACAGCATCAAGGACAGGCCTGATCTTGATCAGAAGATCGTCTGGTCCGGTCGCCCCGGCTGCCTGATAATCGACCCAATCGCTGTTGACGTCGAAGGATGGATTGCCTGCAAGCTTGGCTTCGACCAGCTCCCACTTGCGATGGGCCGCCCTTTCGCCTTCATACCGGACCTCGGTCATTGGCGCGTGCTTCAAGCCGTAGAGCAGGTTGTCGCCAAGGCTGCCCTGAAACACATACACGTCTGAGGAGGCATAGGAAATCCGCCGGCCAGTGACCGACTCCGGCATCTCCAGTATATCCTGACCGCCGATGACAACACGACCGCCAGCCGGCCAGATCAGTCGAGCGAAGGCCTCTGCCAGAACTTCCCCGCCGGCCTTGAGTGCGACCGCCTCGCCGGGCTGCACCTGCAGCGAGACGTGGTCGAGGAGTGTCACACCACCATCATCGGTCACCGTCAGGTTGACGGCCGCGAGCGAGCCGTTCAGCGGCGCCGGACTTGCCGCTGCGAGGGCGTGGACCTTGGGATCGAGCAGCGGTTCGATGCTGAACTGCTCGACCACCTGGGCGTACTTCACCTGCACGTCCTGGCGCGCCTGGTCCCAATCGATGAGCTCTTTCAGCGGCCCGGGCAGGTCCTTGTAGGCGCCGATGACGGCGACAAGCTGGCCGATATCGAGGCGGCCCTGAAGCGCGAAATAGCCGCCGATCGAATAGAACATGAACGGCGTCACCTGGGCGAGAAAATTGTTGATGAACTTGACCAGGAATTTCCACTGATAGAGGTCGTAGCGGATCTTGAAGATGCGCGCGAGCCGCGACGCGATGTCGGCGCGCTCGAGATTGGAGGTGTCGTGGCCGCGGATCGTGCCGATGCCGTCAACGATTTCGCTCACCCGGCCAGACAATTCGCGCGCAGTCAGCTGGCGCTCGCGGCCAAGGACGAGCAACCGCTTGCGCATGCGCGGGATGATCACCGCCTGAACGGCGACGATAACAGAGGCGATCAGCCCGAGCCAGAAGCTCTGTAGCAGGATGAAGATCAGCGCCGTCAGCGCCTGACCGCCAAGCAGTGCGGGCGACACGAAGGCATCGCCGGTAAAGCCGCCGAGCGGCTCCACCTCGTCCTTGATCATCGTTGAGATCTCGGCCGGTTTCACCCGTTTGAAATGCGTCGGTGGAAACCTCAGAACGCGATCGACAAGCTCGAAGCGAATCCGCCGCAGGAGACGCTCGCCGAGCCGCCCCTTGAAGGTGTTGATATAGAATTTGAAGAGGCCGTTGACGACAACCAGAAGCAGGAACACGAGGCTCAGGGCCAGCAACATGCCTTCGCGACCGAGTTGGAAGCCGTCAAAAAGATTGATCGTCCCGAGATAGGGCAAGTCAAAGGAGATCGCCAGGAACGCCTGCGTCGCTTCCGGGCTGTCAAAACCGTCGCCCTGAATTGGTCCGTTGACGATCTGCTTGGGCAGATCGAAGGACAGGAAGTAGGGGACCATCGAGAACGCCACGACCAACAGGATCCAGAGCTGGTCCTTGCGCGTATGAGTCCAAATGTAGCGGGAGAGGCGTGGTTCCATGTTTCTGGCAACGAGACCTTATTGAACACTGCGTTGTTTGCGGCGCGGGCAGCCACCGATACCCGGCCACGATATGCTTGCTTGTGGTCCTTTCCGACTGAACTGCCACGGCCGGCCGGTCGCGAAGGCGTTTCGGCAAAAATCTGATCCGGTTTCGAATCCGGTTTATTAGATTATGCAGGAGCGCGAGAAAACCGCAATGGACGCCTGAACGCACCTTCAAGATCGGCGGTCATGCCTCCCTGCGGCGGATCAAGGCGTGGGGAACGAAAAATGCCCATATTGCACTCGATTGTCTGCCAGCTTACAACGAGTGCATGAAACACACCAGCCATCCCCCTACTCCTGCGAGCGACTGGTACGAAAACGCTTTCGACCTGACGCGCGGTATCGCCGCCTACACCGGAAGCCCG encodes the following:
- a CDS encoding lipopolysaccharide biosynthesis protein translates to MASEGLREPGAHRPFLSMIMSYAASGGSLIIGSAAQLLTFAILARWLGVHEFSVFVAITAVANIAVHLCGLGAMECLVRRVARDRSMYSRMLGHNVILTAISGIVLVLLGAIALPFFFTLSADPATNIAVITLMLITNIIFVRVIVLTEQIFLAHSNFASANKVVVGFAIARTIAAALACIVFGVATVASWAVWQFVCHVLVAIGCWYAVKGLGRPVYGIVREELPQGLYFSIPFILRAVRQNADLLVLSLVASAEVMSSYSVARRMLESSYLSVEALNRLIYPGSAKATASGLHHAFERVRKVLVAATSISIAAAIAVFVLAPVLPYLFGKDYVSLVSFVRILCWVVVPIAMWSVAMEALGASGHHPARASVMGLGSVLGAALTAWATWYAPPAGTFISFYVIEIAMVIVSWSVFLRFVRRDREGAVEHVVPARMAHEG
- a CDS encoding N5-glutamine methyltransferase family protein, translating into MDVELELAPDVLVPREETELLGRTASRILHDRPSGATVIDMCCGSGNLALGLAADVVSARVWGADLTDSTVALARRNVTRLNVADRVTIRQGDLFGALADDNLEGSVDMIVCNPPYISTSRLEGDSAHLLEAEPREAFDGGPYGISIHQRLIRDAVAFLKPGGWLLFEFGAGQDRQASALLARTKAYEAVTFATDVEGRPRVAIVRKLVAQASVAAGAGDEER
- the nadE gene encoding NAD(+) synthase — its product is MNIRPTQDTAAFSAETLDIDHAAETDRIVAGLREQLRGMKKRGLVLGLSGGIDSSVSVALAVRAVGAKNVFCLFMPENDSDPESLRLGRLVAETFGVDAVVEDIGPILQAMGCYERRDAFIRQLVPAYGEGWASKIVIANALEGEGYNISSLVVQDPQGKQTKLRMPPPVYLGIVAATNMKQRTRKQIEYYHADRLNFAVLGTPNRLEYDQGFFVKNGDGAADVKPIAHLYKSQVYALAASLGIPEEIRRRPPTTDTYSLEQTQEEFYFSLPYDRMDLCLYGLNNGLAIEAVAQAAGLTATQVDRVWADIAAKRKATRYLHLGPRLVQTVEEIAD
- a CDS encoding class I adenylate-forming enzyme family protein, yielding MRFEQFLIDNAAAHAAKTALITDRKRLRYDEFDRLSSQLAASLSRNGVKRNDRVLVFMDNCWEAAVSIFAVLKAGATFSPINSSTKADKLAYIIGDCEAAAILTQAKLMPVVGDARALAGDAMLFVASTAAPNGQVPAGATAFDTCLEGEPQPVVHGGIDVDLAMLIYTSGSTGRPKGVMMTHRNIDAASGSITTYLRNQHDDIILNVLPLAFDYGLYQLLMAVRLGATLVLEKSFAFPHAIFERIREEGVTGFPLVPTMAAMILQMRDLEPGFLPSLRYLSNTAAALPPAHIARLRELFPGARLYSMYGLTECKRCTYLPPEELDRRPGSVGIAIPNTEAFVVDDEGKRVPPGVPGELVIRGPHVMQGYWRNDASTERMLRPGPHPWEKVLYTGDLFQADAEGFLYFVGRKDDIIKTRGEKVAPKEVETVLHSHPGIAEAVVLGVPDPVLGHAIAALVVRSDQTLSDKDIIRHCSRHLEDFMVPKVVEFRIELPKTDTGKVSRRLAAETMEPAE
- a CDS encoding acyl carrier protein, whose amino-acid sequence is MTETIKDKVRAFVIENFLFGDTSYDLADTASLIENDIIDSTGVLELVAFIEDHYGIAMADADIVPANLDSLARISAFIEAKSGATVAA
- the asnB gene encoding asparagine synthase (glutamine-hydrolyzing); translated protein: MCGFGGYFGSVREAETLLKRMVTAIAHRGPDEHGTFVAPEAGLGHVRLSIVGLGDGQQPMSDATGELTIAFNGEIFNYVELREELRAKGRHFRTSSDTEVILHLYDEMGEDCLSVLNGDFAFAIWDARRHRMMLARDRMGVRPLFYTTRGGTLYFASEIKALLQVPGIVAEIDPIALDQIFTLWAPIAPRTGFRDIHELEPANFMIAERGRQTIRPYWRLDYPDREATSRFVNEDEAADELRALLSDATRIRMRADVPVGSYLSGGLDSSIVAALAAGMAPQGLRTFSVTFDSVEHDESAYQMQMAAALGTQHSTVACRAGDIARVFPDVVRFAERPIIRTAPAPLYQLSGLVREQGLKVVLTGEGADEVFAGYDIFKEARVRRFCGRQPGSHIRPHLFRKLYPYLPGLQQQSAEYLAAFFGAGDVALDDPLFSHRPRFKSTAATKIFFSPDLRASLAGYDAAEELASRLPQDFGRWHPLHQAQYLEGRFLLPGYILSSQGDRMAMAHGIEGRFPFLDHRLVEFASGLPPEMKLKGLVEKHILREATKDLMPEAIGKRTKQPYRAPDSLSFTGVGELDYVREAMSQDRIAAGGLFNPKAVTKLYEKCQSQPVSGFRDNAAFVGILSTQLWLKTFTGTSIHAAQAA